CATGGAGCCGTGACATCCGCAGGCCGGATGCAGGATTTCAGTAGCGATAGTGGTCGGACTTGTAGGGGCCGTCGACGGGGACGCCGAGGTCGTCGGCCTGCTCCTGGGTGAGCTTGGTGAGCTTGACGCCGAGGGCGTCGAGGTGGAGCCGGGCCACCTTCTCGTCGAGCACCTTGGGCAGCGTGTAGACGCCGATCGGGTACTCGTCGGTCTTGGTGAACAGCTCGATCTGGGCGATCGTCTGGTTGGTGAAGGAGTTGCTCATCACGAAGCTGGGGTGGCCGGTGGCGCAGCCCAGGTTCATGAGGCGACCCTCGGCCAGCATGATGATCGAGTGGCCGTCGGGGAAGGTGAACTCGTCGACCTGGGGCTTGATCTCGGTGCGCTGCACGTCGCTCATGCGGGCCAGGCCGGCCATGTCGATCTCGTTGTCGAAGTGGCCGATGTTGGCCACGATGGCCTGGTGCTTCATCCGGGCCATGTGCTCGGCGGTGATGATGCCCTTGTTGCCGGTGGTGGTGATGAAGATGTCGGCGGTGTCGAGCACGTCCTCCAGCCGGGCCACCTGGAAGCCCTCCATGGCCGCCTGGAGGGCGCAGATGGGGTCGACCTCGGCCACGATCACCCGGGCCCCCTGGCCCTGCAGCGACTGGGCGCAGCCCTTGCCCACGTCGCCGTAGCCGGCGACGAAGGCCACCTTGCCGCCGATCATCACGTCGGTGGCCCGGTTGAGGCCGTCGATCAGGCTGTGGCGGCAGCCGTAGAGGTTGTCGAACTTGCTCTTGGTCACCGAGTCGTTGACGTTGATGGCCGGGAAGGCCAGCTCGCCCTTCTCGAACATCTGGTAGAGCCGGTGAACGCCGGTGGTGGTCTCCTCGGTCACGCCCTTGATGCCGGCCGCCACCTGGGTCCAGCGCTGGGGCTCCTTGGCCACGCTGTCCTTCAGCAGGCCCAGGACCAGGGTCCACTCCTCGGAGTCGTCCTCGGTGGGCTCGGGCACCGAGCCGGCCGCCTCGTACTCCTTGCCCTTGTGGACCAGCAGGGTGGCGTCGCCGCCGTCGTCCAGGATCATGTTGGGCCCGCCGCCGTCGGGCCACCGCAGGGCCTGGTCGGTGCACCACCAGTACTCCTCCAGCGTCTCGCCCTTCCAGGCGTAGACGGGGACGCCGCGGGGGTTGTCGGCGGTGCCGTCGGGGCCGACCACGGTGGCCGCCGCGGCGTGGTCCTGGGTGGAGAAGATGTTGCAGCTGACCCAGCGCACGTCCGCCCCCAGGGCGACGAGCGTCTCGACGAGCACCGCGGTCTGGATGGTCATGTGCAGCGAGCCCATGATGCGGGCCCCGGCCAGCGGCTGCGCGTCGGCGAACTCGGCCCGGGTGGTCATGAGGCCGGGCATCTCGTGCTCGGCCAGCTGGATCTCCTTGCGGCCGAAGCCGGCCAGGGAGAGGTCGGCGACCTTGAAGTCGTCGGGGTTGAGGGGCATGGAGCTTCCTTCCGTCGGGACGGCGACGCCGGCGCGCTCGCGCCGGCAGCATGCGGTGGTGGTGTCGCCGGGCCGGAGCCACCTGGCCCACTCGTCACAGCCCTGCACGGGCCGACCCGCGGGCCGGCCCATCGGCAGCGTAGCGGCCACCACCCCCACCGACCCCGCCGCCCACCCGCTCGACCGGGCACCTCTCGGACCGCAGGGCACCCAGACGGGCCGAGGACGGGCCGCCTCACCGAACTGAAACGTGTTCTAGTCTCGGGCCGTGGCCGAGCCGTCGCCCCCCACCACCCCGCTGCCCGGGCCCCGGCTGGCCGGCCGGAGCGCCCTCGTCACCGGAGCCGCCTCCGGGATCGGGGCGGCCACCGCCCTGCGCCTGGCCGCCGAGGGGGCCACCGTGCTGGCCGTCGACCTCGACGGCGAGGGCCTGGCCCGCACCATCGCCGCCCTGCCCGCCGAGGCCACCGGCTCGGTCACCGCCCACCGGGCCGACGTGTCCGACGAGGGCGCGGTGGCGGGAGCGGTGGCGGCCGCCGTGGAGGGGGGCGACGGGCTGGACGTGGTGGCCAACATCGCCGGCATCCTCCGGGCCGCCCACACCACCGAGCACAGCCTGGAGCTGTGGGACCAGGTGATCCGGGTCAACCTGACCAGCACGTTCCTGGTGTGCCGGGCCGCCCTCCCCCACCTGCTGGACGGCGGCGGCGCCATCGTCAACTCGGCCTCCACCTCGGCCGCCTTCGGCCACCCGTGGATGGCCGCCTACGCCGCCTCCAAGGGCGGGGTGGCGGCCTTCACCCACACCCTGGCCGTGGAGTACGCCAAGCGGGGCGTGCGGGTCAACGCCATCGCCCCCGGCAGCGTCCGCACCGCCATGACCAAGGGCCTGGACCTGCCGGCCGACGCCGACTGGGACCTGCTGCCCCGCATCATGTCGCCCGTCGGGCCCG
This DNA window, taken from Acidimicrobiales bacterium, encodes the following:
- the ahcY gene encoding adenosylhomocysteinase; translated protein: MPLNPDDFKVADLSLAGFGRKEIQLAEHEMPGLMTTRAEFADAQPLAGARIMGSLHMTIQTAVLVETLVALGADVRWVSCNIFSTQDHAAAATVVGPDGTADNPRGVPVYAWKGETLEEYWWCTDQALRWPDGGGPNMILDDGGDATLLVHKGKEYEAAGSVPEPTEDDSEEWTLVLGLLKDSVAKEPQRWTQVAAGIKGVTEETTTGVHRLYQMFEKGELAFPAINVNDSVTKSKFDNLYGCRHSLIDGLNRATDVMIGGKVAFVAGYGDVGKGCAQSLQGQGARVIVAEVDPICALQAAMEGFQVARLEDVLDTADIFITTTGNKGIITAEHMARMKHQAIVANIGHFDNEIDMAGLARMSDVQRTEIKPQVDEFTFPDGHSIIMLAEGRLMNLGCATGHPSFVMSNSFTNQTIAQIELFTKTDEYPIGVYTLPKVLDEKVARLHLDALGVKLTKLTQEQADDLGVPVDGPYKSDHYRY
- a CDS encoding SDR family NAD(P)-dependent oxidoreductase, translating into MAEPSPPTTPLPGPRLAGRSALVTGAASGIGAATALRLAAEGATVLAVDLDGEGLARTIAALPAEATGSVTAHRADVSDEGAVAGAVAAAVEGGDGLDVVANIAGILRAAHTTEHSLELWDQVIRVNLTSTFLVCRAALPHLLDGGGAIVNSASTSAAFGHPWMAAYAASKGGVAAFTHTLAVEYAKRGVRVNAIAPGSVRTAMTKGLDLPADADWDLLPRIMSPVGPGEPAAVASVVALLASDDGAHINGEIIRIDGGTHA